The Chelonia mydas isolate rCheMyd1 chromosome 1, rCheMyd1.pri.v2, whole genome shotgun sequence nucleotide sequence ATTCTTCTCATTCAGGGAATGGTCACCCCTGGTGCACCATTTCATTTTGGAATGTGAGTATAAAAATGCAGTGTATGGTTATATCATAATTCCTGTTTGCTTTAACCATCTATTCTATTttcaatttctattttaaatgaagTCTTTAATTCTATCACTCATGGTGTCATTCACAGTCTTTGACTAAACTAAATTTATCTGTAACCACCCCAGAGCCTCAAACCTAAAGAATTTAATTTGGTTattggtattattatttatactgaaaATACTAATTGAAAATACTTACACCTCCGAGGGCTAGCAGCTGGACCACTTCAGAGGTCTGAGTGCAGTTGCCAAAACATCAAGGTAAATTCTGACAGCTGAGATGAGGCCTTTCAGCTCAAAGCAATAAAAGTTCTTTCAGCTCAGTTTTAGTGGTTAGCATAAGTGAAAATTTTCAGAGTGGCCCTGGGCACAGACCCTTCAGGAGAATAACCGTTACTATGGATCAATATGCAAACCATGTAAACTCATCAGGACAATTACAATACCATggtagggcttgatcctgagaggTATTGGATGTCGCAACCAGGTCAAACCTAGAAGTTGGAgcaagagtcagctgggtcaggatactaGAAGGTCAGAAGCAGAAGACAAACTGGGGATCAGAACCACAGGTCAGGAACCAGAGTCAAGATGGGTCAGGATACCAAGGAGGTCAGAGGCAGGAAACAAACTGGAGTTCcagaaccacaagtcagatgccAAGAAATCAAGGACATGGAGCCACAAGGCACACAGTCCCAAGCAGAGTGGATCCCAGTTGTTCAGACAACTTACTGTTCCTGCTGCAGTCCTAAGTAGGGCCAATGGGCCAATCAGCTGCTTTGGGGCTCTGCCAAATGGACCTCAGGGCAGAGCCTaaccctggggctgggcttcatggaTACCAGGTAAGCCATTGGCAGCAGACTGCCAGGTGGCGGGTTGGAGTGTGGTTGTTCCTATGGCCTTTGAAAACCTGGGTTTGAGCCCTATGGGTCATGACACCAGggacctgcagctctcattgatgtcaatgagatgCTTGTGGATTTGGGTTCATGGAAGTTATAGCTGCTCAACATCTCTAAGGATCAGGTATATAAAATCAACTCCTATGCCAGTTATCACAATGCACCATATATCATGTCCAGCCAACGTGAAATATCAGACTCAAAGATGGTGGCCTCTGATACATGGGTGTAAAGAGAAATTCACTACACACAATGAGCCATAGCCCTCAGTGCACCCGTAATCAACCATTGTACACCATACAACCACTAACACAGCAGATGTGTTAAGACACTGAAATATGAAGCCTGCCCAAGCACCCTCAGAAATGTTGCTGCTAGAATTAAAAGTCGTGCACTGTGACACATGTGATATACAACTCCCTAGCTACATGTCTCGGGTTAATGACGATGGATTTTTGTTTATGGCACCAAAGTACCTTAGCTAGAGAAAGGCCCAAGCCAACTTGGAACCAAACATCAGGGTTGTTCGGTTTGGGCCCAACTCTGATGATAGCACTTGATGTAAAAATTGTCACATTGTAAATCAGGCTATATACAGTTTTCATCTGATACATTATACATCTTCAATTCTGATTTATACTGTTTCTAATTCTTCATATTCCCTTTCTAATTCTTCATATTCCCTTTCTAATACAGCACTCATTATTGTAGATATTCTTGATTCCTGGAAAGCAGTTCATTCAGATCGGTAGTCGTTTTTGTTCTGGAAGGCAATCTTGGCTTGCCcgatttatgatttttttcctccaagaGCTGCTGCTACAATTAAGCCAACCACGAGCACAAACATACCAACAGAAAGCAGTACCGTGATCACTATCATTCCTCCGGCCCGCCCTAAGAATGATCCATCATATGCCGTGAAACTTGTCACTAAAAtgtaaaaagacaaaatatttaGGGAGTTAAAGCCATCGGGGTAGATTTTCAAACCCATGTTTCCCTTTTGCACCATGGTGTGAGGGTGTAAGTAGTACTATTTAGTAGAACTGTCATCGCAgttaacaaaataatgtaaaactttagagcctacaagtcccctcagtcgtacttcttgttcagccaatcactaagacaaacatgtttgtttacatttacgggagataatgctgcctgcttcttatttacatcacctgaaagtgagaacaggtatttgcatggcactgttgtagccagtgttgcaagatatttacatgccagatatgctaaacattcatatgatCCTTCATGCTttgatttgtaggctctaaagttttacattgttttgtttttgaatgcagttacgtaaaaaaaaaaattctacatttgaaagttgaaatttcacgacaaagagattgcactacggtacttgtatgaggtgaattgaaaaattctatttcttttgtttatcttttttacagtgcaaatatatgtaatcaaaaataatataatgtgagcactgtacactttgtattgtgttgtaattgaaatcagtatatttgaaaatgttggaaaacatccaaaaatatttatactaaatttaaattggtattctgttatcgtttaacagtgcgattaacactgtgattaatcacgactttttttaaatctcacaattaattgcaattatttttttaatcgtttgacagccctactatttAGACATCTAAGCATGTGGTTTTTAGTTGCATTCAGATATTCAGGCCTTGTTTATGCACGAACTAGCAATTTGTCTAAAGGTATAtgtacactgcaatcagagatgtGATTTCAGGACAGTCTGACATACTGACATTAGCTTTAATCTAGGTAGTGCAGCTAAAGGTAGCAGTGAAGAGGTGAAGGCACAGAGTTCAGCAAAGGCTAGCAATGCAAGTATGTGCCTAGAGTACCTGGTATGCCCGCACTGCCATGCTGCCACATCTTCAGTGCTATTTTTGGCCGTACTAGCCACATCTAAGCTAGCACAGATATGCCAGCGCATGCTGCAATTTcacctctgatttcagtggagtcataTCCTAAACATCTGGTTTTTTAAGATCCATAATTAAACTGGTGCAGTCTCCAGGTGGAATCtctcaaataaattttaaaatggcttATGTCAATTCAGCTTAATTCAGCAAGGAATCCATTTATGCTAATTCAATATAAGTCAGGTATAAATAAATTTAAGAGTGTCCAAGCTGagcttttgcactggtttaactaaatcaatttttaTACCAGATTAGTTAAATCCATACAACTTTGTGTGAAGACAAGGCATTAGATGTCTAACTTAGTGTAGGAAGTTGTTGTTTACTTATTTTGAAATCTCAGACAGATTAATTATTtgttattagtattatttaacCCCTATATTGTAGTGATGAATCAGGCTAAATGAAACCTGGTGCCTGCTTCTCGCGTGCCTTCCACCTTTTTGTAGccctttacacctgtgtaaattaACTGATTAACTGCAAAGTGGATATAAAATACGTCTGGTATAAATGATAATCCAGTCCCAAGTTTCTGCACAGTTCTATGAACTGGATAGAGAAAGGCTAGTATTAAAATACCTTTAGCAGAACAGCTTATTATCCTGTAACAGGGTGATTTTATGACTCCGAATGACAGGAGCTTAAGGAGAATAACTGAAGTGACTTTTTCACTACGTTAGAGACTCaccattgtttgtttgtatggCATCTGACCAGCCTGTGTGAGCTCTGATTACAGCATTTTCATCCAGAATAAAGAAATTCACCCTTAAAtaaacatggaaaaaaataaacattaaacatTCTCCTTAGCAGGATCATACAAAATGCCACTGTATGTCTAGTTCAGTTTTTAGCTCTGGATTGTTTTCAACCTAGGTTAATATTGTCCACCATAAacaatagcaaacatttttttatgaTGGAAAATTGCTGTCACAGCCTGTTCTGTGTTCGTAAAGAAGGACCTTCTGACTCCCATCCCACCATTACTTGAAATGGTTCCTTACTAAGATGGACCCATGTCCAAAATGGTGAGTTGGCATTCAGCTCTAAAGCTCACCCGTATTTGGCGGGAGGGGTTTTGGACctagtgttttggtttgggtctgTCACTGTTTCTTACTCACCTAAGAAACTATCCTCATTTTTCAAAACTCTGCATGGATTTGCTCCTCCCTTCCTCTTTGACTTCATATCCACCCATACTCTTCTATCTCCACATTTCATTCTTAATTCATCCAGGTAAATGGAATTCTTTCTTTAATCTCTCTGAGTCACTTTATGggactgattcaaagcccattgaaatcactggaaagaCTTCCTTTGAACTTGGTAAGCTTTAGACCAGACCCTTGTTCTCTACCTataacttttctttttgtctgagtTTACAGTTGTGAACTATCACTTATGGTATCTGGCAATAAGGAAGCTTTCTAAAGATAATGCATTACATTAGATAGAGCattttgattttcagaaggtgtaatgagaaaaaatagaaaaacagtGCATGCATCCATTGCATCTTCACAAGCTGGCATTGTACACTCAGATGCCCATATGTGCTTGCAAAATGGGATTCTGCCTCCTCGATTCTTAAGGCTTTTGTCCGtcaaacttttgtcagtcaggggtgtgaaaaaacacacctctgaccgacaaaagttttaccgagaAAAACGCCAGTATGGACAGCACTTtgttggcgggagatgctctctcgCCGACATAGTTACCgcccctcattgggggtggttttattttgtcagcaggagagctttctcctACCATCAAAGAGTGGCTACACTGCGTACCTTATAGTAGAAATAGCCTTAGCTGCCCTAGCCTCAGCATAAGTTAGAATAGGTATGGGGCTGATGTAATTTGTAACAGTTGGCTATGAACTCTAGGGCTTATCTATAGAGTGTGGCAATGTGaactagaggggtgtgatttctaacgTGCAACAAtgtgttgtgcactaactggcctgtgtagACCATGCTGATGTGCACTAAATGCTCCTCAGTGCACATTATCGTAGatctgtttcaaacagcactcaAGTAACGTGCACAAGTGAACTTAGTTAACCCCAGCAAAGTCTACATGGGCCAATTAGTGCACAACGCCTTGGTGCACTtcagaaatcacacccctctagCGTGCACTGTTGCAATGTGTAGACAAGCTGTAAGGAACCATACCCAGCTGTGAATTGGAAGAGCCCTTTCAATTTCCCAGCACACCTTCTAGTCTGTAGTGGGGGTTGGTTGGCATGGGAGCCAGGTCTGCCAGCTTTActcaaaatctcaaaatttttgcaaactggatatcgggtggggagggggatttgtTTGGGGcaatccaaatgttttgtttcaatcattttgaaatgtttctttttgattttgacctttttaatattttaaaatgtactatgATTAGCttaaatttagaaacaaaatgtggtttcaaaccagaaaactgacaattttttgcttagaaaaatgtcaaaaaaggacgttttaacaatttcaaaacttttttcaacattttttcaagttcagaaatttgtcaaaactgatccTTTCCCacgaaaagtttcagttttgacaagtcagcagttttcaatgaaaaaactaTTTTGTCAGCAAATTTCTAACCAGTTCTAGTCTCAACCCAGCAGCTCTGGCCAGATTCTGGATACTTTGCAAAGGGGCTGGAACCAGAGGAGAGAATTTGTCCTGTGTACATAAGAGCCCATTTCTGAATGCATATGTATGTTTTTTAAGAGAGCCCTCATGTTGCCTTCCCCAGAATATCTCAGTCCTAAGGTAGTTGTGGAGCCTGAAAGGTTCATCTCTAAAACCATTGTGTTTGGTTTCATTGGGTGTCTaaacaaaatgtattaaacaCTAGGGACCATGAATCAGAAGTAAGGAAGTTGCGTTTTTGGGAATTCACCTCTCCTGAATTATAGCTGAAATGACTGAACTACACAGGGCAGGAAACAACTCTTAAACAACTCTCAGcctagcacattttaaaaaaacaaaaacaaatatttaacccTTTTTATATTTGCTAGAGAAAGGAAACCCTCTCATGCTTTCACGTTGCCAGCATCACCTTGTGTAAGAGCACTGACTTATCAAAAGCTAATATTTTAGCCATACTGAATGCACTTTTGTTTCAGTTGGTTCATACAGTACCTGTAAATCGACGATGGCTGAAGGACTCGATTGCAGAAGGAGCCTGTAGCTTTTTCACAGACTTCTACCCCCACCTGGTAGCCTACAACTGTGGTCAGCTTGTAGTTCCCATCATCAATGTCCATGCTCACAAGATCCCTGGCTATTCTACATGAGACACTCTTGAATTCTCCCGCAAAGTAAACTTGGGCAGTAGAGGAAGAGTGGAGGGATTTGATCTGATCGGTGTCTGTCACAGCTTGAAAAAGGACAGGATAAAAATTTCACATTAATCATATGACCAATCAATGCAGCAAGACCATAACCTATTACCGATGCTGCAGTTTGCAGATGTTATTTAAGAAAGGGCTCAAGCATCCCATACAGGGGAGTAAGGAACCATAAggtgcccctttctctcccctggGTAGGCAACATGGGTTATAATGTGTAGGAGAAGTAGCTGCCCTGCAGGTGTTATTTCCTCACCAGTGCAGGTAGGCGAGGAGTGGATAGAGCATTGGCACAGGATGAGCTGACACAGAGGGGGACAGATTGCAAGGTGCCAACCTAGTCCTCGTTGTCTGTATTAATGAGGGAAGAAAGGATAGTGTGAAAATAGAACTGAACTTTGAAAATGATTTTCTCTCCCAAATTTACAGCGTGCACATAACTCACGGGCCAGAACCATGGTGCCTCAACTAAGCAACATCGTGACTAGCCAGGGGCCAGAGTAGGTATATGGATTGAGCAGTGTGGGTATCTATAGAGCATAGATTGGATAACATGGCTACTTGCAGgaagaactggttggaaaacagaaaaAACTTTAATGGAAATTCTCTTTGAAAAATGGTTCCACCTTTTTTACAGGAAAAAGCTTTAAACAAAAGTTTTCTGACTAGCTGTCCCTGAAGGCCACAGCCATGTTGCAGGGAATGAGATGCCTCCAGGACAATTATAGGGCACAGATGTGATGCCTGTGTCCTGGCCTTAAAGAGCCACTAAGGATACCCACAACCCATGCAGCATGAGTGGGAATATGAATAGAGGAGCAAGAAAAGCCCCCAAAAAGGAgcaagaatttatttttaaaaaatagaaagaagaaagagagagaaaaacagatgaaaaggaaaagaaagaatggaGACCAAAGACAGGACATGTCAGAGAgggagaacagacagacagaaaaaaagaTGCCGCACATGTGTCAGAACATGGCACAAGGAGACAGGTGGAGGCGACTATTGGCCAGTGCATCACAGAGGAGGGTGGCAGGGCCGTCCTTAACCATacacaaagtacgcagctgcatagggcaccaggaaatttggggcaccaaatttcttggtgccctacgcagctgcgtgcaGCTCcggcccctgctccgcctcttccccatggcccccatccctaccccgccccagccccgcctcttcccacccctgctccgccccagccccttcctccacctcttcctgccgcccggtgagtgcagggtcgGGCCTGCCTTGCACTCACCAGATGGCGGGAAGTGGAgcgccctggccccagcccactccgccGGCTTGTGCTGGGGGCCAGttccccccccctgctccccccaagcctgctcctgcctccccctgcagaggcctggggccacacacacccccaaaggGCGGGAGGTGGGGGCtacgtagggcaccaaaatggctagggctgGCCCTGAAGGGTGGGTCAAAAAATaactgggaaccactgctttagggccTCAGCACCATTAAGTGACTAGCATTGTCTACTGCATGATGCCACAAACTTACTACAAAATTATCACACTCTCTGGTGACCCTGGTACTGAATATTATAGAACAATATGCAAAAAGCCTCAGGCCTAGCCTGAATTCCACTCATAAATTCAATACTGAAATCCAGCCAGGATTCCTACTCATAGTGACTTAAAGTCATTGCTATCTGAATGCAGTGGACTGTGTGGCATGACCTGCTGGTATCAGTTAAGTTGCTGCTAGACAGGTGGCTATATCAAAAAGACTATCTAACCATAGTTGTCCGCCTTTTTGACAATCCCATTAAAGGGCAAGGATTGATGGGCATGGAGATCTCACATAGAAATCGTCCTCCTAAGTCATGGTTGAGTCACATCAGTGAGGCATtgtgaggaagcttgcactgttgTTGCTCATACTCTATCTGGTCTTCTGTGGATGGCTGGAGGACTTTGGCCTTTGAGGGTGTCCATCTGTCATGGTTTATAACCAATAAAATAATGACAAGTTAAAAGAATTGACAcatcaaaagagaaaatcaaGAATACGTCTTACCTGGCATAGCAACTTTATCACCAACAGCCGCTACTGCTGGTCTAATCGTGGTGGGTGTGAATTGAGAGGAAGGAATACACTTAGGAATATTAACAATGAAAGATGAACTCATTCTTGCTGCTAAAATCACGCTCGCATTTGGAAAGAAATCTAGTGctggaaatgaaaaaaagataATGTTAGAGCAAATTTGTTTCCATGTAAATATATGATGACCAGGAAATTTAGCTAATGGATATTGATTTATTTCTTAGAGCTGATGGGGAAGTAACTTTTTTCCATCATGAAAAATCTCTAGGgacacaaaaaaaaattatttttttcattttcattgacatttttcagGTTGGGGGTTTTGGCAATGAAAACCAAAATTATTCAACAAAATAGAAACGTTTTCACAAGAACTTTCTTTTCattgaaaagccattttccactgtaaaaatgctCTGATAGACAATTTTGGAACAGCTTCACTATTTATcttgtgctttttttcttttcttttcttttttttaatgctacagACACTCAAGGAACAGATCAAATGTTTAGGAGAGAATCTTAGTTATTTTAATTAGGTGAATGTACCCATGAAACTTACGGTTTGCGGTTACTACTAAAGTAACCAAACTGGTTTCGAGTTCCTCGCTGGGTCTGTGGTTGGGAGCACAGCAGAGGCCCCTCTTGAGTGCAGAATACCTTACCTTGTTCTGCTTTATATATCTATGTCGAAAAACATAAACAATATCTACTAACCTAAGAACTAAGCTTACTAGCCTCTGTGAAAAAGACGTGCTGCCATTCCCCTAAAGCCACACTCCCTGCTATTTAAAGGAATTAAAGAGTTACACGCTGTTTGATTTTAATAAATtgttaatctattttaaaataatctattttaaaaacatagggccagattctctgttaCTCCAGTCCAGCCCTGAGCACAGGGCCCAttggaggcagaggaaggtgtGGCTTGAAGCTATGTTTGCACTTCCCTAATTGtagccccagccccaacccaaaAGCTTTGATGCTTCCACTTTCTAAATTCAGTGCCCAGGTGAGAAGCCAACCTCTCTCCCACAGCTATTGAAAAAGTGGAGGTTGCTGGGATTCCTACCAGGCTGCTGTCCCTTGAGTCTGTTTGGAAGCCCGATCTTTCCTATCAGCCACTAGGTAGTATGTGACTGATAAATTCCTACCCAGGCCTCTGACTctggaaaggagaaggaaaattCCCTCTGACAGTTCACTCCTCCTGTTCTCAGAGCCTTCTGCTATTTTAACCCTCCTGCAGCTTCCTGGCTGCTGTGGTGGAGGGAATCTGAAGAGTGGTAAAGCTTCCACTGCTCCACTCTTCCATTAGCTCTCTTAGCTGCTGAGAGGCTTGGGATTTTGGttctctacctctcccccagccctgcttttcAGTCTTCCTCCTAGCAAATAGCCCCAGCACCTGCTACTGCTGATGCCCACTACTTTCCCAAACAGCTGCAGAATGAACCTCATCTAATTCTTGTCAGCTCCATTGTTGTCCACAAGATACTGAACAGCAGCTGTGAAATctcaaatggtcagttttcactctGTTGCTGCTTCGGGGGTcttgaagcagcagcagaagcactggGGCTGTCTGACTGCAGTCTTAGGAAGACAGCACTGCAATGGCTTACATTCTGTTCATAGCTGGAAGGTTTTCTGCATCACCATAAGGGCCAGAATGcttaacataaaataaaagaaaggaagctTAGATTCTTCAGAAGCTGTTGGCAACCATCTGGGAAAATTTCTTACTTGCAGTGGATAAGTTAGTTTTTCAAGCTCTCTGTGAGGGTATTGTATGGAGTCAGTGTCAGATCAGTTTATAGTGAGAAGCATTTGTAGTTATAAAACATTAATATTATAGCTAGTTTAAACACCAGCCTTTATACACTTAAAAACAactctttatatttttaataacatCTCTCTTCCTCATTAATGCCCCCAAAGAAGTAAAAAATGCTTCTCGTTACCAAGGAAAACAAATAGGGAGACATTTGGTAGATAtgacatacaaaacaaaacaaacaaaaaacacagaccTTTTTATAAAAGTGAAGAACAGACCTTTTTATAAAAGTGAAGCAGCttacagggctgctctaactttcaCAGCTAGAACAGTCTCCTAAGGACTGTTTCAATGTCAGAGAATTGATGCCCACTATGTAGATGGAAGAGATTTGACTATTTTGACCA carries:
- the LOC114019958 gene encoding uroplakin-2; protein product: MKLIQLVCFAGCLGIGWTVQLSSLDKISLDFFPNASVILAARMSSSFIVNIPKCIPSSQFTPTTIRPAVAAVGDKVAMPAVTDTDQIKSLHSSSTAQVYFAGEFKSVSCRIARDLVSMDIDDGNYKLTTVVGYQVGVEVCEKATGSFCNRVLQPSSIYRVNFFILDENAVIRAHTGWSDAIQTNNVTSFTAYDGSFLGRAGGMIVITVLLSVGMFVLVVGLIVAAALGGKKS